The Actinomadura sp. WMMB 499 genome includes a window with the following:
- a CDS encoding VOC family protein gives MLRGMANVSLWADDLEAARRWYAELLGAEPYFTKAGPDGEAGYYEFRIGDRRDELGLIDARFAPPGHAPGPGGVILSWHVDDLEGTLARLLELGATLHEGITPRGEGFVTASVVDPFGNVLGIMTNPHYLEMLAAGR, from the coding sequence ATGCTGCGGGGAATGGCGAACGTGAGCCTGTGGGCCGATGACCTGGAGGCGGCGCGCCGCTGGTACGCCGAGCTGCTGGGCGCGGAGCCCTACTTCACCAAGGCGGGACCGGACGGCGAGGCCGGGTACTACGAGTTCCGGATCGGCGACCGGCGGGACGAGCTGGGGCTGATCGACGCGCGGTTCGCCCCGCCGGGGCACGCGCCGGGGCCGGGCGGGGTGATCCTGAGCTGGCACGTGGACGACCTGGAGGGGACGCTGGCGCGGCTGCTGGAGCTGGGCGCGACCCTGCACGAGGGGATCACGCCGCGCGGTGAGGGGTTCGTCACCGCGTCGGTCGTCGATCCGTTCGGCAACGTCCTGGGCATCATGACGAACCCGCATTACCTGGAGATGCTGGCCGCCGGGCGGTGA